The following are encoded in a window of Methylicorpusculum oleiharenae genomic DNA:
- the secG gene encoding preprotein translocase subunit SecG, with protein MYQAIIVIHVLLGLGVIGLVLMQQGKGADAGAAFGSGASGTIFGAQGAASFLSRTTAILASLFFITSLGLAVLSGRTTEVKDLLDMPEAEISEVPNLGPKSATDTPVPVPAEQNQLDVPASQ; from the coding sequence ATGTATCAAGCTATTATCGTTATTCATGTATTGCTGGGTCTGGGTGTTATAGGCTTGGTTTTAATGCAACAAGGAAAAGGTGCGGATGCAGGAGCTGCTTTTGGTAGCGGCGCATCAGGGACTATTTTCGGAGCTCAGGGAGCTGCTTCTTTCTTATCAAGAACGACAGCGATCCTGGCATCATTATTCTTTATAACCAGTCTGGGCCTTGCAGTTTTAAGCGGCAGGACAACTGAAGTAAAAGATCTGCTGGATATGCCCGAAGCAGAAATATCCGAAGTACCTAATTTAGGGCCTAAATCAGCAACTGATACGCCAGTTCCTGTTCCGGCTGAACAAAATCAGTTAGATGTGCCGGCCTCTCAATAA
- the tpiA gene encoding triose-phosphate isomerase, which translates to MRRKLVVGNWKMNGSKEMTASLCKSIISGLTQTGADIAVCVPYVYLSDAANALKGTHLQLGSQNVADQTSGAYTGEISAAMLKEFDCTYAIVGHSERRSYYGDSNESVAARFCQAQKQDILPILCVGETLEQRENDQTFSVIDEQLDAVLAAAGIEAFKSAVIAYEPVWAIGTGKTASDEQAQEVHKYIRERFAKQNPEIASQLQILYGGSVKADNAKGLFAMADIDGGLIGGASLDAEGFLKIYQAAN; encoded by the coding sequence ATGCGTCGTAAACTAGTAGTTGGAAATTGGAAAATGAACGGTTCTAAAGAAATGACCGCATCATTATGTAAATCCATTATTTCAGGGTTGACTCAAACAGGAGCGGATATCGCGGTTTGTGTGCCCTATGTTTATTTATCTGACGCTGCTAACGCACTTAAGGGAACTCATCTTCAGCTGGGTTCACAAAACGTGGCAGACCAGACCTCAGGCGCTTATACCGGCGAAATATCTGCAGCCATGCTTAAGGAATTTGATTGCACCTATGCCATAGTAGGTCATTCTGAACGCAGATCCTACTACGGCGATTCCAATGAATCAGTCGCTGCACGATTTTGTCAGGCTCAGAAACAGGACATTCTGCCGATTTTATGTGTCGGCGAAACGCTTGAACAACGTGAAAATGATCAAACGTTCAGCGTTATCGACGAACAACTGGATGCAGTTCTGGCTGCAGCCGGAATTGAAGCATTTAAAAGTGCTGTGATTGCTTATGAACCCGTTTGGGCGATCGGTACCGGAAAAACGGCATCCGATGAGCAAGCACAAGAAGTTCACAAATACATTCGTGAGCGCTTTGCCAAACAAAACCCTGAAATAGCCAGCCAGCTGCAAATATTGTACGGTGGCAGCGTCAAAGCTGATAATGCCAAAGGTTTGTTCGCTATGGCTGATATTGACGGTGGCTTGATTGGCGGCGCTTCTTTGGATGCTGAAGGTTTCTTAAAGATTTATCAAGCGGCTAATTAA
- the glmM gene encoding phosphoglucosamine mutase, which translates to MKEKKYFGTDGIRGKVGVPPITADFMLKLGWAAGRVFANEGHGFVLVGKDTRISGYMFESALEAGLTAAGVDTRLLGPMPTPGIAYLTRTLRAQAGIVISASHNPYYDNGIKFFSVQGTKLPDEIEKKIEGYIDSPMTTVESSELGKAKRVDDAAGRYIEFCKGTIPTSMDFNGMRIVVDCANGATYHIAPHVFSEVGAEVFSIGVEPDGLNINEECGATKPDKLVAAVQAYRADLGIALDGDGDRLIMVDHKGEIVDGDELIYIIAKSRLKSGHLTGPVIGTLMTNLGMEHALKDLSVPLFRANVGDRYVLEMMTNKQGILGGENSGHIICLDRTTTGDGIVAALQVLAEIHVTGKSLHELKSGMQKYPQVLINVKTAQKINPDTHEGLQKSIKDAEKKLGDTGRVLLRSSGTEPLIRVMVEGSNETLVNELAQYLADQVRNAIGA; encoded by the coding sequence ATGAAGGAAAAAAAATATTTTGGAACAGACGGTATTAGGGGCAAAGTGGGTGTGCCGCCAATTACTGCAGATTTCATGCTCAAGTTGGGTTGGGCGGCCGGGCGGGTTTTTGCGAACGAAGGTCATGGCTTTGTGCTGGTCGGCAAAGATACCCGTATTTCCGGCTACATGTTTGAATCAGCGCTGGAAGCAGGACTGACGGCTGCCGGGGTCGATACGCGGTTATTGGGGCCGATGCCCACGCCGGGTATCGCCTATTTGACTCGGACTTTAAGGGCTCAGGCAGGCATTGTCATCAGCGCTTCGCACAACCCTTACTACGATAACGGCATCAAGTTCTTTTCTGTTCAAGGCACCAAGTTACCTGACGAAATAGAGAAAAAAATAGAAGGTTATATTGATTCTCCCATGACCACAGTCGAGTCATCGGAGCTTGGCAAAGCAAAAAGAGTGGACGATGCTGCCGGCCGCTATATCGAGTTTTGTAAAGGCACCATACCCACTTCCATGGATTTTAACGGCATGAGAATTGTCGTGGATTGCGCAAACGGAGCCACTTACCATATCGCCCCGCATGTGTTCAGCGAAGTCGGTGCGGAAGTTTTTTCAATCGGTGTCGAGCCGGATGGCTTGAATATCAACGAAGAATGTGGCGCTACCAAACCGGATAAACTCGTAGCGGCCGTTCAGGCCTACCGTGCTGATTTAGGTATTGCTTTGGATGGCGATGGTGATCGGTTGATCATGGTTGATCATAAAGGCGAGATCGTTGACGGTGACGAATTAATTTATATCATTGCCAAGTCCAGGCTCAAAAGCGGTCATTTAACAGGGCCCGTGATTGGGACGTTAATGACTAATCTGGGAATGGAGCACGCATTGAAAGATCTTAGTGTGCCCTTGTTCCGTGCGAATGTCGGAGACCGTTATGTCTTGGAAATGATGACGAATAAGCAAGGCATCCTGGGCGGGGAAAATTCGGGGCATATTATCTGCCTGGACAGGACAACGACAGGCGACGGGATTGTTGCGGCGCTTCAGGTGCTGGCTGAAATTCACGTTACCGGAAAATCACTGCACGAGCTGAAATCAGGCATGCAGAAATACCCTCAAGTACTGATCAATGTCAAAACCGCTCAGAAAATTAATCCCGACACGCATGAAGGCTTGCAAAAATCGATCAAGGACGCTGAGAAGAAATTGGGCGATACCGGTCGTGTATTGCTGAGATCATCAGGGACTGAACCCTTGATTAGAGTGATGGTGGAAGGCAGCAATGAAACATTGGTCAATGAATTGGCACAGTATCTGGCTGATCAAGTTAGGAACGCAATCGGTGCTTGA
- the ftsH gene encoding ATP-dependent zinc metalloprotease FtsH translates to MLKNVILWVVIAVVLMSVFNNFAPQGAKGDASLSYTQFIQAVKSGQVQHVIIDDRVIKGKMQSGEQFRSYAPNDPHMVDDLLENGVEVKAVPPEQPSFLMQLLVSFGPILLLIGVWVFFMRQMQGGGAGGKGALSFGKSKAKMLEENQIKVTFADVAGCDEAKEEVKEMVDFLKDPAKYQKLGGKIPRGALMVGPPGTGKTLLARAIAGEAKVPFFSISGSDFVEMFVGVGASRVRDMFEQAKKHAPCIIFIDEIDAVGRQRGAGLGGGHDEREQTLNQLLVEMDGFEGNEGIIVIAATNRPDVLDKALLRPGRFDRQVTVGLPDVKGREQILNVHMKKVPAAEDVKVRYIAQGTPGFSGADLANLVNEAALFAARTNKNTVSMGDLESAKDKLIMGAERRSMVMSEKEKRMTAYHEAGHAIVGKTVPEHDPVYKVSIMPRGRALGVTMFLPEADQYSASKCKLDSMISSLFGGRIAEDMIFGWEQVSTGASNDIERATELARNMVTKWGLSQRLGPLAYSEEEGEVFLGRSVTRHKSVSEETSHTIDEEIRSIIDKNYARAEEILKENIDILHAMAEALIKYETIDKYQIDDLMNRKPVGPPKGWGDWNPPQNEGKESSSSTGGKPVDSVGDPAEGSH, encoded by the coding sequence ATGCTTAAAAATGTAATTTTGTGGGTTGTCATCGCTGTTGTGCTGATGTCAGTTTTCAATAACTTCGCGCCACAAGGAGCCAAAGGCGACGCCTCGCTATCTTATACACAGTTTATACAAGCTGTAAAATCAGGGCAGGTCCAGCACGTTATCATTGATGACCGTGTCATCAAAGGCAAAATGCAAAGCGGTGAACAATTTAGATCTTACGCCCCTAACGATCCCCACATGGTTGATGATCTTTTGGAAAACGGCGTTGAGGTTAAAGCCGTTCCGCCTGAGCAGCCCTCTTTCTTGATGCAATTATTGGTGTCGTTCGGCCCGATTTTGCTGCTGATTGGCGTTTGGGTATTTTTCATGCGACAAATGCAAGGTGGCGGAGCCGGAGGTAAAGGTGCTCTGTCTTTTGGCAAAAGCAAAGCAAAAATGCTTGAGGAAAATCAGATTAAAGTCACCTTTGCCGATGTTGCCGGGTGTGATGAGGCCAAGGAAGAAGTTAAGGAAATGGTCGACTTTCTCAAAGATCCGGCCAAATACCAAAAATTGGGCGGCAAAATTCCGCGCGGCGCGCTGATGGTTGGGCCTCCTGGAACTGGAAAGACCTTGCTGGCCAGAGCCATTGCCGGTGAGGCAAAAGTGCCTTTTTTCAGTATTTCCGGTTCCGATTTTGTTGAAATGTTTGTCGGTGTCGGCGCTTCGCGCGTCCGGGATATGTTTGAGCAGGCCAAGAAACATGCGCCGTGCATCATATTTATCGATGAAATAGATGCCGTTGGAAGACAGCGTGGTGCTGGCTTGGGTGGAGGACATGATGAACGCGAGCAAACTCTGAATCAGCTGCTGGTTGAAATGGACGGCTTCGAAGGTAACGAAGGAATCATTGTCATTGCCGCAACCAACCGTCCGGATGTATTGGACAAAGCGTTGCTCCGTCCCGGTCGCTTTGACCGTCAGGTGACTGTAGGTCTGCCGGATGTGAAAGGCAGAGAGCAGATACTGAATGTGCACATGAAGAAAGTGCCGGCGGCTGAAGATGTCAAAGTCAGATATATTGCTCAGGGTACGCCCGGTTTTTCAGGGGCTGACTTGGCCAATCTGGTCAATGAAGCTGCATTATTTGCCGCCAGGACCAATAAAAATACGGTCAGCATGGGCGACCTCGAAAGCGCAAAAGACAAATTGATCATGGGCGCAGAGCGCCGTTCTATGGTGATGAGCGAAAAAGAAAAGCGTATGACGGCTTATCATGAAGCAGGTCATGCAATAGTCGGCAAGACAGTTCCAGAACATGATCCTGTTTATAAAGTCAGTATCATGCCGAGAGGGCGCGCTTTGGGTGTGACCATGTTCCTGCCAGAGGCCGATCAATACAGTGCCAGCAAATGTAAGCTGGACAGTATGATTTCCAGTCTTTTTGGTGGCCGTATTGCCGAGGATATGATATTCGGCTGGGAACAAGTCAGCACAGGCGCATCCAACGATATCGAAAGAGCCACCGAACTAGCAAGAAACATGGTTACCAAGTGGGGATTATCCCAGCGCTTGGGGCCTTTGGCTTACAGTGAAGAAGAAGGCGAGGTTTTTCTTGGTCGGTCCGTGACCCGTCATAAGTCGGTTTCCGAGGAAACATCGCACACGATTGATGAAGAAATCAGGTCTATTATCGACAAGAATTACGCGAGAGCCGAAGAAATTCTGAAAGAGAATATCGACATTCTTCATGCAATGGCGGAAGCTTTAATCAAGTATGAAACTATCGATAAGTATCAGATAGACGATTTGATGAATCGCAAACCTGTGGGTCCGCCCAAAGGCTGGGGTGACTGGAATCCTCCGCAAAACGAAGGCAAAGAAAGCTCAAGTTCCACCGGTGGTAAACCCGTTGATTCAGTGGGTGATCCCGCTGAAGGAAGCCACTAA
- the rlmE gene encoding 23S rRNA (uridine(2552)-2'-O)-methyltransferase RlmE, which translates to MARSKSSNQWLQEHFHDEYVKMAQQQGWRSRAVFKLIEIQEKDQLIKPGMNVIDLGAAPGGWSQYARQILGKKNKIVALDILPMTPLEGVSFIQGDFREEAVLDQLFEVLEGAPVSVVLSDMAPNMSGNKGVDLPRAIYLCELALDTARSVLMPGGGFLVKVFQGEGFDEFFRDVNSSFSKVVVRKPKASRPRSNEVYILAKGFKK; encoded by the coding sequence ATGGCACGAAGCAAAAGCAGCAATCAGTGGTTACAGGAACATTTTCATGATGAATATGTCAAAATGGCTCAGCAGCAAGGATGGCGCTCCCGAGCGGTGTTCAAGCTTATTGAAATTCAGGAAAAGGATCAACTGATCAAGCCTGGAATGAATGTCATTGACTTGGGCGCAGCCCCGGGCGGATGGTCTCAATATGCCAGGCAGATTCTTGGCAAGAAAAATAAAATCGTGGCTTTGGATATTCTGCCGATGACACCGCTGGAGGGTGTTTCGTTTATTCAGGGTGATTTTCGTGAAGAGGCTGTACTTGACCAGCTATTTGAAGTGCTGGAAGGTGCTCCTGTTAGCGTGGTTCTTTCCGATATGGCGCCGAATATGAGCGGTAATAAAGGCGTTGATTTACCTCGCGCCATTTATTTGTGCGAATTGGCATTAGATACCGCTCGTTCTGTGTTAATGCCCGGAGGCGGTTTTTTAGTCAAAGTTTTTCAGGGCGAAGGCTTTGATGAATTCTTTCGTGATGTGAACAGTTCTTTCTCAAAGGTAGTGGTCAGAAAGCCAAAAGCCTCGCGGCCTCGCAGTAATGAAGTTTATATTTTGGCCAAAGGGTTTAAAAAATGA
- the yhbY gene encoding ribosome assembly RNA-binding protein YhbY — protein MIAADKKKLKAQAHSLKPVIMIGQSGLTEAVLAEIELALDSHELIKVKIRAEREERVRIQESICNRTGANFIQSIGQILVIYRLNPKK, from the coding sequence GTGATCGCAGCCGACAAAAAGAAGCTTAAGGCTCAAGCCCACAGCTTGAAACCTGTCATTATGATAGGTCAATCCGGATTAACAGAAGCTGTCTTGGCTGAAATTGAACTCGCCTTAGACAGTCATGAACTCATTAAAGTCAAGATTCGCGCTGAACGTGAAGAGCGCGTTCGTATTCAAGAATCTATCTGCAATAGAACCGGCGCGAACTTTATTCAAAGTATCGGACAGATTCTGGTCATTTATCGTTTAAATCCAAAAAAATAA